From Leptotrichia wadei, one genomic window encodes:
- a CDS encoding Dps family protein, whose amino-acid sequence MSKTVEKLNLYLANLNVLYRKVQNYHWNIVGTGFFSVHAKLEEYYDALNEQIDDVAERILSIGGRPLGTLKDYLAVTTIKEAENKEISIADAVTDVKKEFEAMLKLVKEVKEAADSENDYGTSAMVDEYISTYEKDLWMLNAYLK is encoded by the coding sequence ATGTCAAAAACAGTTGAAAAATTAAATCTTTATTTAGCAAATTTAAACGTACTATACAGAAAAGTTCAAAATTACCACTGGAATATTGTTGGTACAGGTTTCTTTTCTGTTCATGCAAAATTGGAAGAATACTATGATGCATTAAATGAACAAATTGATGATGTAGCTGAAAGAATCCTTTCAATCGGTGGTCGTCCTTTAGGAACATTAAAAGATTACTTAGCAGTTACTACTATTAAAGAAGCTGAAAACAAAGAAATTTCTATTGCTGATGCAGTTACCGACGTAAAAAAAGAATTTGAAGCAATGCTAAAATTAGTAAAAGAAGTAAAAGAAGCTGCAGATTCAGAAAACGATTACGGAACATCTGCAATGGTTGATGAATATATCAGCACTTATGAAAAAGATTTATGGATGTTAAACGCATACTTAAAATAA
- a CDS encoding YifB family Mg chelatase-like AAA ATPase gives MAISLFSCSYLGVDTYVVEVEVDLSRGLPVFNIVGMGDQAISESKERIRSCFKNVGFEFPVRRVLVNLSPANIRKKGSHFDLSIFLGILANTGHISNIEILKKYLILGEISLNGKIKSINGAINATILAKETDFKGVIVPMENYNEAKLISGAEIIPVDEISELLDFLDGKIDVETLCKKAVEMDTLKIEKDKKPEEAIDFSDVKGQLMAKRALEIAAAGGHNVFLIGDPGSGKSMLAKRFNTILPDMLEEEIIETTKIYSISGMLSQKEPIIRKRPFRAPHYSATQVALVGGASRVGEITLALNGVFFLDEIGEFEGKTLEALRQPLEDGKIVISRANFSVTYPVKNITITASNPTPSGYFPDNPLCSDSLKEIKRYQKKFSGPLLDRMDLYVEMHQLKKDEIFDESLSEKSKDIQERVIKAREIQKQRFNSNTLNRDMNKKQLNKYCKIDKESQEIMKAAIDNLRLSVRMFDKILKISRTIADLDGQENIKKEHLLEALNYRKKQ, from the coding sequence ATGGCAATAAGTTTATTTAGCTGCAGTTATTTGGGAGTTGATACCTACGTTGTAGAGGTGGAAGTCGACCTTTCCAGAGGACTGCCTGTTTTTAATATAGTTGGAATGGGAGATCAAGCCATTTCAGAAAGCAAGGAGCGAATTAGAAGCTGCTTTAAAAATGTGGGATTTGAGTTTCCGGTCAGGCGTGTGCTAGTAAATTTATCGCCTGCAAATATTAGAAAAAAAGGAAGCCATTTTGATTTAAGCATATTTTTAGGCATCCTTGCCAACACAGGACATATTTCAAATATAGAAATACTAAAAAAATACCTAATTTTGGGAGAAATTTCCCTAAATGGAAAAATAAAATCAATAAATGGAGCAATAAATGCCACAATCTTAGCAAAAGAAACCGACTTTAAAGGAGTTATCGTTCCAATGGAAAACTATAACGAAGCAAAGCTGATTTCAGGAGCAGAAATTATTCCAGTTGATGAAATTAGTGAACTTCTGGACTTTCTAGATGGAAAAATTGATGTGGAAACTTTGTGCAAAAAAGCCGTTGAAATGGATACTTTAAAAATTGAAAAGGATAAGAAGCCAGAAGAAGCCATTGACTTTTCAGATGTAAAAGGGCAGCTTATGGCAAAAAGAGCTTTAGAAATCGCAGCAGCTGGTGGACACAACGTGTTTCTAATAGGTGACCCAGGTTCAGGAAAGTCAATGCTTGCCAAAAGATTTAATACAATTTTGCCTGACATGCTAGAGGAAGAAATAATCGAAACAACCAAAATTTACAGCATTTCAGGAATGTTAAGCCAAAAAGAGCCGATAATCCGCAAAAGACCATTTAGGGCACCTCATTATTCAGCCACACAAGTTGCACTTGTAGGCGGAGCAAGCAGAGTCGGAGAAATAACATTAGCACTAAACGGAGTATTTTTTCTGGATGAAATTGGAGAATTTGAGGGAAAAACGCTAGAAGCGCTCCGACAGCCTCTGGAAGATGGAAAAATTGTCATTTCCAGAGCAAATTTCAGCGTAACTTATCCTGTAAAAAATATCACGATAACGGCTTCAAATCCAACTCCAAGCGGCTACTTTCCCGATAATCCGCTATGCAGCGACAGTCTGAAAGAAATAAAACGCTATCAAAAAAAATTTTCAGGGCCTCTTCTTGACCGAATGGACCTTTACGTTGAAATGCATCAGCTAAAAAAAGATGAAATCTTTGACGAATCCCTTTCAGAAAAATCAAAAGACATCCAAGAAAGAGTAATAAAAGCCAGAGAGATCCAAAAACAGCGATTTAATTCAAATACGCTAAACAGAGATATGAACAAAAAGCAATTAAACAAATATTGCAAAATTGACAAGGAAAGCCAAGAAATTATGAAGGCCGCCATTGATAATTTAAGATTATCAGTCAGAATGTTTGACAAAATATTAAAAATCTCAAGAACAATAGCAGATTTAGATGGGCAAGAAAATATAAAAAAAGAACATTTATTAGAAGCCCTGAATTATCGAAAAAAACAGTAA
- the yihA gene encoding ribosome biogenesis GTP-binding protein YihA/YsxC, with amino-acid sequence MEINKSEFVKSAVMEKDYPKFNNVVEFSFIGRSNVGKSSLINSLTKRKNLARTSKTPGRTQLINYFLINNAIHFVDLPGYGFAKVPDSVKKNWGKTIEGYLMSDREKVVFLLLDLRRIPTGEDMEMLKWLEHFGIEYYIIFTKADKLSNNEKFKQLKEIKKKLVFKNEDVFFYSSLKNTGRKELLDFIGERVNEKK; translated from the coding sequence ATGGAAATAAATAAGTCAGAATTTGTAAAATCGGCAGTTATGGAAAAGGATTATCCAAAATTTAATAACGTTGTAGAATTTTCATTTATTGGAAGATCAAATGTTGGAAAGTCTTCGCTTATAAATTCTCTTACAAAGAGAAAAAATCTTGCAAGAACAAGTAAAACCCCAGGAAGAACACAGCTTATAAATTATTTTTTGATAAATAATGCAATTCATTTTGTAGACTTGCCAGGATATGGGTTTGCGAAAGTACCTGATTCAGTAAAGAAAAACTGGGGAAAAACAATTGAAGGCTATCTTATGTCAGATCGTGAAAAAGTTGTATTTCTTTTGCTGGATTTGCGTAGAATCCCAACGGGCGAAGATATGGAAATGTTAAAGTGGCTGGAACATTTTGGAATTGAATATTATATAATTTTTACAAAGGCTGATAAATTGTCTAATAATGAAAAATTTAAGCAGTTAAAGGAAATTAAGAAAAAACTTGTGTTTAAAAATGAAGATGTGTTTTTTTATTCTTCCTTAAAAAATACTGGAAGAAAAGAATTGCTTGATTTTATTGGGGAAAGAGTTAATGAAAAAAAATAA
- a CDS encoding LCP family protein, protein MKKIFLILGIFLIAFIGWLSIPFNILVIGVDAYANQPTEGSRSDGLIVIRVVPYLAQVKMISIPRDTYAEIPCENYKQDKITHSHHFGGVQCTIDAVENLLETKINYHVRFRFEDVMNITTLIGGVNVVSNHTFNQDYFDQEVFHFNQGQVYNLQGRMALAYTRHRKSDTAFKRDERQRQVIQGIAKKLVAPSGWKYVPQVYNYSKQHMDIAVNPIKALSVLPAFLMHQSNIDQYEITGDGKMINGIWYFMPDEASLEQAREEFKN, encoded by the coding sequence ATGAAAAAAATATTTTTAATATTGGGAATATTCCTGATAGCATTTATTGGATGGCTTTCTATACCGTTTAATATTCTTGTGATAGGAGTCGATGCTTATGCTAATCAGCCTACGGAAGGGTCTAGAAGTGACGGGCTTATTGTTATAAGAGTTGTTCCGTATTTGGCACAGGTGAAAATGATTTCAATTCCACGTGATACTTATGCGGAAATTCCGTGTGAAAATTATAAGCAGGATAAAATTACACATTCACACCATTTTGGAGGAGTGCAATGTACGATTGACGCTGTGGAAAATTTACTTGAAACTAAAATTAATTATCACGTAAGATTTAGATTTGAAGATGTTATGAATATAACGACTTTAATTGGAGGAGTTAATGTTGTTTCAAATCATACGTTTAATCAGGACTATTTTGATCAGGAAGTGTTTCACTTTAATCAAGGGCAAGTTTATAATTTACAAGGAAGAATGGCGCTTGCATATACAAGACATAGAAAAAGTGACACGGCTTTTAAGCGTGATGAACGTCAAAGACAGGTTATTCAAGGAATTGCTAAAAAGTTAGTTGCCCCATCTGGATGGAAATATGTGCCACAAGTATATAATTATTCAAAACAGCATATGGATATTGCAGTAAATCCGATTAAAGCATTGTCAGTATTGCCAGCATTTCTTATGCATCAGTCAAATATTGATCAATATGAAATTACTGGAGATGGAAAAATGATAAACGGAATTTGGTATTTTATGCCTGATGAGGCATCGCTGGAACAAGCAAGGGAAGAATTTAAAAATTAA
- the coaE gene encoding dephospho-CoA kinase (Dephospho-CoA kinase (CoaE) performs the final step in coenzyme A biosynthesis.) produces MVIGLTGGIGTGKSTVSQILKDRGFPVIDLDVISHEVIEFSSVVEKIVQNFGREVLAEDEAGNCTISREKLGKIIFSDKKKRLALNSIMHPEILKVMHKKILECELGKNKKKNKIIFVEVQLLFEVQWEKEFDYILLVAAKRDMQVRRVLERDKRSEEEAWNIINSQMSLDEKREKSDFVIENDGNMDDLNKKVDKFLKSLERQ; encoded by the coding sequence ATGGTTATCGGACTTACAGGAGGGATTGGAACGGGGAAGAGCACTGTTAGCCAGATTTTGAAGGATAGAGGATTTCCTGTGATTGATTTGGATGTGATTTCACATGAAGTTATTGAATTTTCATCGGTTGTGGAAAAAATTGTACAAAATTTTGGAAGAGAAGTTCTGGCTGAGGATGAAGCTGGAAATTGTACTATTTCACGGGAAAAGCTGGGGAAAATTATTTTTTCCGATAAGAAAAAAAGGCTTGCTTTAAATTCCATTATGCACCCTGAAATTTTAAAAGTTATGCATAAAAAAATTTTGGAATGTGAATTGGGAAAAAATAAAAAGAAAAATAAAATTATTTTTGTGGAAGTTCAGCTGCTTTTTGAAGTCCAATGGGAAAAGGAATTTGATTATATACTGCTAGTTGCTGCAAAAAGGGATATGCAAGTTAGGCGTGTTTTGGAAAGGGATAAGCGTAGTGAAGAAGAAGCCTGGAATATTATAAATTCTCAGATGTCTTTGGATGAGAAAAGGGAAAAAAGTGATTTTGTCATTGAAAATGATGGAAATATGGATGATTTAAATAAAAAAGTTGATAAATTTTTAAAAAGTTTAGAACGACAGTAA
- a CDS encoding acetyl-CoA carboxylase biotin carboxyl carrier protein has product MELKDIQELMKVLKKEDIAELKVRYGKVKLTLTNSENTKIVNTAAALPKVTKEKKIAKAVLPAEEIVKSSNVGKIKLLSPKTGTLVKKGQILAKIKTMGIDNDVKATVNGTLKEVLVADGSAVDFAKELFKIEVN; this is encoded by the coding sequence ATGGAACTTAAGGATATTCAGGAATTAATGAAAGTTCTGAAAAAAGAAGACATAGCAGAACTAAAAGTAAGATACGGAAAAGTAAAACTTACTTTAACAAATTCTGAAAATACAAAAATTGTAAACACTGCAGCAGCATTGCCTAAAGTTACAAAAGAGAAAAAAATCGCTAAAGCGGTATTGCCAGCGGAAGAAATTGTTAAATCTAGCAATGTAGGTAAAATAAAGCTGTTAAGTCCAAAAACTGGAACTTTGGTGAAAAAAGGGCAAATTCTTGCCAAAATTAAAACAATGGGAATTGACAATGATGTAAAGGCTACTGTGAACGGTACTTTAAAGGAAGTGCTTGTAGCAGATGGCTCAGCAGTTGATTTTGCAAAGGAATTATTTAAAATTGAAGTTAATTAA
- the accC gene encoding acetyl-CoA carboxylase biotin carboxylase subunit, with the protein MFKKILIANRGEIAVRIIRAARELGIATVAVYSEADKDSLHVRLADEAICIGTASSADSYLKIPNIISAAQITQSEAIHPGYGFLSENQRFAEICDKNGIVFIGPKPELISMMGDKATARETAIKHKVPITKGSDGIVPTLEEAKKVAEWITYPVMIKATAGGGGKGMRIARDEKELAENYIVAQNEAKANFGNPDVYIEKYVEEPRHVEIQIIGDKFGNVVHLGERDCTIQRRHQKLIEESPSAGIDSKTREKMGKFAAKLAKGIGYDSVGTLEFLVDKSMNFYFMEMNTRIQVEHTISEEITGVDLVKEQIRVAAGEKLSISQKDIHINGHVIECRINAEDSENGFLPSSGTLETYIPSGGIGVRIDSHSYQNYEIPPYYDSMIAKLIVKGKNREEAISRMKRALREFIIEGVDTTIPFHLKVLDNEDFKKGTVYTNFIETHFKEVLGK; encoded by the coding sequence ATGTTCAAAAAAATATTAATAGCAAATAGAGGGGAAATTGCTGTTAGGATAATCAGGGCAGCAAGAGAATTGGGAATTGCAACAGTTGCAGTTTATTCAGAAGCTGATAAAGATTCGCTTCACGTAAGATTAGCTGATGAAGCCATTTGTATTGGAACTGCCAGCAGCGCAGATTCATATTTAAAAATACCAAATATTATTTCAGCGGCTCAAATTACACAAAGTGAAGCAATCCATCCAGGATATGGATTTTTATCTGAAAATCAAAGATTTGCTGAAATATGCGATAAAAATGGAATTGTATTTATTGGTCCAAAACCTGAACTGATAAGTATGATGGGAGATAAGGCAACTGCAAGGGAAACTGCCATCAAGCATAAAGTTCCGATAACAAAGGGATCAGATGGAATTGTGCCAACTTTGGAAGAAGCTAAAAAAGTTGCAGAATGGATAACTTATCCTGTTATGATCAAGGCTACTGCCGGTGGTGGCGGAAAAGGAATGAGAATTGCACGTGATGAAAAAGAATTGGCTGAAAATTATATTGTTGCACAAAACGAAGCAAAAGCAAATTTTGGAAATCCAGATGTTTATATTGAAAAATATGTTGAAGAGCCAAGACACGTTGAAATTCAGATTATAGGAGATAAATTTGGAAACGTAGTCCATCTTGGTGAAAGAGATTGTACAATTCAAAGAAGACACCAAAAATTAATCGAAGAATCTCCATCAGCAGGAATTGATTCAAAAACACGTGAAAAAATGGGAAAATTCGCCGCAAAACTTGCAAAAGGTATTGGTTACGACAGTGTTGGAACATTAGAATTTCTTGTTGACAAGAGCATGAATTTCTATTTTATGGAAATGAATACAAGAATTCAGGTTGAGCATACAATAAGTGAAGAAATTACTGGAGTTGACCTGGTAAAAGAACAAATAAGAGTGGCTGCAGGAGAAAAGTTAAGTATTTCTCAAAAAGATATACATATTAATGGACATGTAATTGAATGCAGAATAAATGCAGAAGATTCTGAAAATGGATTCTTGCCGTCATCAGGAACTTTAGAAACATATATTCCATCTGGAGGAATTGGAGTAAGAATTGACTCACATTCCTACCAAAATTATGAAATCCCGCCTTACTACGATTCAATGATAGCAAAACTTATCGTAAAGGGAAAAAATCGGGAAGAAGCTATTTCACGTATGAAACGTGCCTTGAGGGAATTTATTATAGAAGGTGTAGATACAACTATTCCTTTCCACTTGAAAGTGCTTGACAATGAGGACTTTAAAAAGGGAACTGTCTATACAAACTTTATTGAAACTCACTTTAAGGAAGTTCTTGGGAAATAA
- a CDS encoding Asp23/Gls24 family envelope stress response protein produces the protein MNELGNVNISQEVVATIAESVISEIEGVNSLVGGTSKNEIVKFFQNVSSGGKGIEVEVGETECTLDLYIVAKMGYKLPALAGEIQTKVVKAITEMTGLKVQEVNVYIQKIVKDEKKDVVPAAVAETAEIEE, from the coding sequence ATGAACGAATTAGGAAATGTAAATATATCACAGGAAGTGGTAGCAACAATCGCAGAATCAGTAATATCAGAAATTGAAGGAGTAAACAGCCTTGTTGGTGGAACTTCAAAAAATGAAATTGTTAAATTTTTCCAAAATGTATCTTCAGGCGGAAAAGGAATCGAAGTGGAAGTTGGCGAAACTGAATGTACATTAGATCTTTACATTGTAGCAAAAATGGGATACAAATTACCAGCATTAGCTGGAGAAATCCAAACAAAAGTAGTAAAAGCAATTACTGAAATGACAGGATTAAAAGTACAGGAAGTTAATGTCTACATTCAAAAAATTGTAAAAGATGAAAAGAAAGATGTAGTTCCAGCTGCTGTAGCAGAAACAGCTGAAATCGAAGAGTAA
- the amaP gene encoding alkaline shock response membrane anchor protein AmaP → MIAILGFLARLSVILGFIGIAFSSISDTLFRTDYLGQLDSFIDLSSLNFKILIGLLSIIYLVIFLLSYINKLTKYSQNRKVKNKNGEIEVSIKTINETSKSFLSSMEIIKNSKVKSYPKGRSVIIEATVDTYNVDNLNEKLADIQNKLSDYIFHSTGITVKKSKVKLKKVLGKTIVEKKVIDSPAVQEEIEKEEEKKKLEVEASKINNDENLKNEENSKTSPSGKEN, encoded by the coding sequence ATGATTGCAATATTGGGATTTTTAGCAAGATTATCTGTGATACTTGGATTTATCGGTATTGCATTTTCAAGTATATCAGATACTTTGTTCAGAACCGATTACTTGGGGCAGCTTGACAGTTTTATAGATTTAAGCAGCCTAAATTTTAAAATTTTAATCGGGCTGTTATCAATAATTTATTTAGTCATATTTTTACTTTCTTACATTAACAAACTTACAAAATATTCTCAAAATAGAAAAGTAAAAAATAAAAATGGGGAAATCGAAGTTTCCATCAAAACAATAAATGAAACATCAAAAAGTTTTTTAAGTTCAATGGAAATTATAAAAAATTCAAAAGTAAAGTCATATCCAAAAGGAAGATCAGTTATTATTGAAGCTACTGTTGATACCTACAACGTTGATAACTTAAATGAAAAATTAGCAGATATTCAAAACAAATTATCCGATTACATTTTCCATTCTACTGGAATTACCGTAAAAAAAAGTAAAGTTAAGTTAAAAAAAGTTTTAGGCAAAACAATTGTTGAAAAAAAAGTCATTGATTCTCCAGCTGTTCAAGAGGAAATTGAAAAAGAAGAAGAGAAGAAAAAATTAGAAGTTGAAGCAAGTAAAATTAACAATGACGAAAATTTAAAAAATGAAGAAAATAGCAAAACTTCCCCATCTGGAAAGGAAAATTAA
- the nusB gene encoding transcription antitermination factor NusB: MTRREIREEIFKLLFEYELIDNNIEKRINDVIEEEHLKKEDEIDFLRSYVTDIIANEDILIERIKDVLEGWTYERLGTIEKVLLKISFYEITIKKIGYEIAINEVLEIAKKYSYNDTKEFLNGILARLVKNIKEGKSDF, translated from the coding sequence ATGACACGAAGAGAGATTAGAGAAGAAATATTTAAATTACTTTTTGAATATGAGCTAATTGATAATAATATTGAAAAAAGAATAAATGATGTAATTGAAGAAGAACATTTGAAAAAAGAAGATGAAATTGATTTCTTAAGAAGTTATGTAACTGACATAATTGCAAATGAAGATATTTTGATTGAAAGAATAAAAGATGTTTTGGAAGGCTGGACTTACGAACGTCTTGGAACAATCGAGAAAGTTTTATTAAAAATATCCTTTTATGAAATCACAATAAAAAAAATCGGATACGAAATTGCAATTAATGAAGTTTTAGAAATTGCAAAAAAATATTCCTACAATGATACGAAAGAATTTTTAAATGGAATTCTTGCAAGATTAGTAAAAAATATTAAAGAAGGAAAGAGTGACTTCTAA
- the nadR gene encoding multifunctional transcriptional regulator/nicotinamide-nucleotide adenylyltransferase/ribosylnicotinamide kinase NadR, producing MNRSNQAIILLERKKLMKKIGIIIGKFFPLHIGHVNFIQRASGIVDRLYVVISYSDDADDLLTSNSRFVKEITPKDRLRFVKQTFKNQPNISSFLLDENHFSQQSENWEEWANTLKKEIEKREKLENETEIDWKNNVIFISNRDEDKEYNLKHFGSETRSIDKNYIEYNVNSKQIRENPSKYWDFLPREVREHLIPIITICGGESSGKSVMIDKLANVFNTTSAWEYGREYVFEKLGGDEESLQYSDYEKIVFGHQSNVLYAARNANKFALIDTDYIATLAFCLTYEKRDNPIVREFVQNYKFDLTILLENNVAWVNDGLRSIGDNDRREKFQNLLKQLYKEYNIPYITVKSNSYEKRYLACKDIIKAYLDGADNSQLQEIADSFI from the coding sequence TTGAACAGATCTAATCAAGCAATTATATTATTAGAAAGGAAAAAATTAATGAAAAAAATAGGAATAATTATCGGGAAATTTTTCCCGCTTCACATCGGACATGTAAATTTCATTCAGAGAGCCAGCGGTATTGTAGACAGACTGTACGTTGTCATCTCATATTCTGACGATGCCGATGACCTGCTTACATCCAATTCCCGTTTTGTAAAGGAAATTACCCCAAAAGACAGATTACGTTTTGTAAAACAGACATTTAAAAATCAGCCAAATATTTCATCTTTTTTGCTAGATGAAAATCATTTTTCCCAACAAAGTGAAAATTGGGAAGAATGGGCTAACACTTTAAAGAAAGAAATTGAAAAAAGGGAAAAGCTGGAAAATGAAACAGAAATAGACTGGAAAAACAATGTTATTTTCATAAGCAACCGTGATGAAGATAAGGAGTATAACTTAAAACATTTTGGTTCAGAAACTAGATCCATAGACAAAAATTACATTGAATACAACGTCAATTCCAAGCAGATACGTGAAAATCCAAGTAAATACTGGGATTTTTTGCCACGTGAAGTGAGGGAGCATTTAATCCCGATTATTACAATTTGTGGTGGAGAAAGCAGTGGAAAAAGTGTAATGATTGATAAACTTGCAAATGTATTTAATACAACTTCAGCTTGGGAATATGGACGTGAATATGTATTTGAAAAACTAGGCGGCGATGAAGAATCCCTTCAGTATTCTGATTATGAAAAAATTGTCTTTGGACACCAGTCAAATGTACTCTATGCCGCAAGAAATGCCAATAAGTTTGCATTAATCGACACAGACTATATTGCTACTCTTGCTTTTTGCCTAACTTATGAAAAAAGAGATAATCCAATTGTCCGTGAATTTGTTCAAAATTATAAATTTGATTTGACAATTTTACTGGAAAATAATGTGGCATGGGTAAATGATGGGCTTCGTTCAATTGGAGACAATGACAGACGGGAAAAATTTCAAAATTTATTAAAACAGCTGTACAAAGAATATAATATTCCCTATATTACAGTAAAATCCAACAGTTATGAAAAAAGATATTTAGCTTGTAAAGATATTATAAAGGCTTATTTAGATGGTGCTGACAATTCTCAATTACAGGAAATTGCAGACAGTTTTATATAA
- a CDS encoding ferritin yields the protein MKLNKELELLLNDQINMELAASYQYQAMAAYFDERALEGFSKWMSKQSKEEVEHSNEFYNYVLKRNGKVEFFALDKPRMDFKSVKEVFEATLAHEEAVTAAIEKIHKLARELGDYGAEVFLNKFAEEQEEEEEQVQKIIDKIVSLDIDNNSATLYLLDKEMGARE from the coding sequence ATGAAATTAAATAAAGAATTGGAATTATTATTAAATGATCAAATAAATATGGAACTTGCAGCTTCTTACCAATATCAAGCAATGGCAGCATATTTTGATGAAAGAGCGTTGGAAGGGTTCTCAAAATGGATGAGCAAACAATCAAAGGAAGAAGTTGAACATTCAAATGAATTCTATAATTACGTATTAAAAAGAAATGGGAAAGTAGAATTTTTTGCACTAGATAAACCTAGAATGGACTTTAAATCAGTAAAAGAAGTATTTGAAGCTACACTTGCACACGAAGAAGCAGTAACTGCAGCTATTGAAAAAATTCATAAACTTGCAAGAGAATTGGGAGATTATGGAGCTGAAGTGTTCTTAAACAAATTTGCTGAAGAACAGGAAGAAGAAGAAGAACAAGTTCAAAAAATAATTGACAAAATAGTTTCTTTAGATATTGATAATAATAGTGCTACACTTTATCTATTAGACAAAGAAATGGGAGCAAGAGAATAA
- a CDS encoding Fur family transcriptional regulator, whose translation MQIENVGEYLKKNGIKPSIQRMRIFQYLMDNHTHPTVDDIFQNLSPEMPTLSKTTVYNTLNTFVRSNIIQEIIIEENEVRYDVVTENHGHFKCKTCGEIMDFDVDLSKIDLSKLGNVEIDEIHFYIKGVCEKCLEKHN comes from the coding sequence ATGCAAATAGAAAACGTTGGTGAATATTTGAAAAAAAATGGGATTAAGCCATCAATACAAAGAATGAGAATATTTCAATATCTAATGGATAATCATACACATCCAACAGTTGATGATATTTTTCAGAATTTATCTCCTGAAATGCCTACTTTGTCCAAAACTACAGTATATAACACATTAAATACGTTCGTCAGAAGTAACATTATTCAAGAGATAATAATCGAAGAAAATGAAGTGAGATATGATGTAGTGACGGAAAATCACGGACATTTCAAATGCAAGACTTGCGGAGAAATAATGGACTTCGATGTGGATTTATCAAAAATTGATTTATCAAAGTTGGGTAATGTGGAAATTGATGAAATACACTTTTATATAAAAGGTGTTTGTGAAAAATGTTTAGAAAAACATAACTAA